In one Fusarium keratoplasticum isolate Fu6.1 chromosome 5, whole genome shotgun sequence genomic region, the following are encoded:
- a CDS encoding DUF1279 domain-containing protein codes for MLRQPLRGVRAPLRTFDQAAWKGAWRRFFTSQSGDKASRQLWRLKTASWESMLARLRSTRFGTGSTTTPGMMQGLLRRGFRFTARRKGAKGPVASDAEKPMTLTARLKKLTKDYGWATVGVYLGLSVLDFPFCFLFVRIVGAETIGKVEHYVVSSVKAMIPDSVRETWHEYWQSFKKAEVQALGDDDISDKMEMATWSVEKAQERNRAADASLATQLALAYAIHKSFIVFRVPLTAAVTPKVVKVLRSWGWKIGKKSG; via the exons ATGTTGCGACAACCTCTCCGCGGCGTGCGCGCGCCGCTTCGAACCTTTGACCAGGCAGCCTGGAAGGGCGCCTGGAGGAGGTTCTTCACCTCGCAGTCGGGAGACAAGGCCTCCCGTCAGCTCTGGCGGTTAAAGACGGCTTCGTGGGAGAGCATGCTGGCGCGGCTGCGAAGCACCCGGTTCGGAACTGGCTCAACGACAACGCCAGGCATGATGCAGGGCCTTCTGAGGCGCGGGTTCCGGTTCACGGCGCGCCGCAAGGGAGCCAAGGGCCCAGTCGCCAGCgatgccgagaagcccaTGACGCTGACCGCCcggctcaagaagctcaccaaggaCTACGGCTGGGCAACGGTTGGCGTCTACCTGGGGCTGAGCGTTTTGGATTTCCCCTTTTGCTTCCTTTTCGTTAGGATCGTGGGGGCAGAGACGATCG GCAAGGTCGAGCATTACGTCGTGTCGTcggtcaaggccatgattCCCGACTCAGTTCGGGAGACATGGCACGAGTACTGGCAGTcgttcaagaaggccgaggtgcAGGCGCTTGGCGATGACGATATTAGcgacaagatggagatggctACCTGGAGCGTCGAGAAGGCCCAGGAGCGGAATCGCGCCGCCGATGCTA GCCTAGCGACTCAGCTGGCGCTGGCCTACGCCATCCACAAGAGTTTTATCGTCTTCCGGGTGCCGCTGACGGCAGCCGTCACGCCCAAGGTCGTCAAGGTGCTTCGGTCATGGGGCTGGAAGATAGGAAAGAAGAGCGGTTAG
- a CDS encoding TYR-PHOSPHATASE-2 domain-containing protein has protein sequence MTLSRADLEALAATHVRDAIPSEPLAAALSSPPFIPTRSLVNVRDLGAVPGSAIRPGRIFRSGMLDAAAADPEALAWLAANVSTVFDLRSERERAGYPSPEVPGVKFIFYERDGSYPGSPDPAVFAVDDGSTAWREQLLAVARAYKPTIRAVLEHVRDKPQEPFLFHCTAGRDRTGVVAGLLQTLAGTEQPDVVFDYMLSRIGTEQARDRLVVFIKTALGVDDPETPGFWNMASLRPTFWKAFVEGVDAEFGGWDGYVTKALGFSADDLETIKKNLRE, from the exons ATGACTCTCTCGCGCGCAGACCTCGAAGCCCTCGCGGCAACTCACGTCCGTGACGCCATCCCCTCGGAGCCCCTCGCTGCCGCGCTATCATCCCCGCCTTTCATCCCGACCCGCTCCCTCGTCAACGTCCGCGACCTCGGCGCCGTGCCGGGAAGCGCCATCCGCCCCGGCCGCATTTTCCGCTCGGGGATGCTCgacgctgccgccgccgacccGGAGGCACTCGCCTGGTTGGCCGCCAACGTCAGTACCGTCTTTGACTTGCGCAGTGAGCGCGAGCGCGCTGGGTATCCGAGTCCTGAAGTTCCTGGTGTCAAGTTTATCTTTTATGAGCGTGATGGTTCATATCCTGGATCGCCTGACCCTGCTGTTTTcgctgttgatgatggaagtaCTGCTTGGAGGGAGCAGTTGCTGGCTGTTGCGAGGGCGTACAAGCCAACCATCCGTGCTGTTCTAGAGCACGTGAGAGATAAGCCCCAGGAGCCTTTTCTCTTTCACTGCACAG CTGGTCGTGATCGCACAGGCGTAGTCGCCGGTCTCCTCCAGACCCTCGCCGGCACGGAGCAGCCCGACGTGGTCTTTGACTACATGCTCTCCCGCATCGGCACTGAACAAGCTCGCGAccgcctcgtcgtcttcatcaagaCAGCCCTCGGTGTAGACGACCCCGAGACGCCCGGGTTCTGGAACATGGCGAGCCTGCGGCCGACCTTCTGGAAAGCCTTTGTCGAGGGGGTTGATGCCGAGTTTGGCGGGTGGGATGGCTACGTCACCAAGGCTTTGGGGTTCTCGGCTGATGATTTGGAGAcgatcaagaagaacctGAGGGAGTGA